The following coding sequences lie in one Thalassoglobus polymorphus genomic window:
- a CDS encoding DEAD/DEAH box helicase encodes MPSESEMDSQIDREELVIQYLDQIPYAPYPVQEDALLTWFGEGEGILVCAPTGTGKTLIAEAAMFEALHTGKVAYYTTPLIALSEQKFDELQEAAERWGFSRDDVGLITGNRRVNPNAPVRVVVAEILLNRLLGAEEFDFDNVSSVVMDEFHNFNDPQRGVVWELSLALLPKHVRLMLLSATVGNSVDFLMWLRREHDRKIQLIQESERKVSLQFNWVGDELLGEQLEQMQDGTEETRKTPALVFCFNRQECWTVAEQLKGKSLLGNGQQKALAARLDEWDWKIGAGPKLKQLLMRGVGVHHAGMLPRYRRRVETLFQEKLLSVCICTETLAAGINLPARSVVMTTLLKGPPGKKSLVDASSAHQIFGRAGRPQFDTEGYVFAMSHEDDVKIARAKAQYDQIPEDTKDPNLIRMKKKLKKKMPSRRANEQYWNEEQFQKVIDAPPRNLSSRGDLPWRLLAYLLKVSPDADRLRKFANKRLLSVKDKEKVNERLTKQLLTLYSGDFIELEPPPPENAVKVFRDWPIPKDLSAPPAEVEPVEEEEEFGAGLEPAPSDESESGQAEEDSKDEEAPALMGTFGALLQEALVENSDDKEKPSTVKKIIHPSLVDQKEEYIPHRATPTERMSQLLSFRGCHPIYGTYLLDHLGIADKAERIQLLESVLEIPGSMIRDVRVPGPEELPPGPLALHRIDPELMSRGLISQAELDPDSVEPELDNFGREIRVWSVPLGDKMRRLFDSDYPHVNDLRTRSAWVVGQLLHFGGDFQKYVTTKDLTKQEGVIFRHLLRMILLCQEFSQFCPVGAEHKEWSAEMNEISDQLTETCRQVDPESTDKALEAMASSPDITQG; translated from the coding sequence TTGCCTTCCGAATCTGAGATGGACTCACAGATTGATCGCGAAGAACTGGTTATTCAGTATCTGGATCAGATTCCGTATGCGCCTTATCCGGTGCAGGAGGATGCGTTACTCACCTGGTTTGGCGAGGGGGAAGGAATTCTTGTCTGTGCTCCGACCGGGACAGGCAAAACGCTCATCGCAGAGGCCGCGATGTTCGAAGCGCTGCACACGGGCAAAGTTGCATACTATACCACTCCATTGATCGCGCTCTCCGAACAGAAGTTTGATGAATTGCAAGAAGCCGCTGAGCGATGGGGATTCTCTCGGGATGATGTGGGGCTGATCACCGGAAATCGACGCGTCAATCCAAACGCTCCGGTGCGTGTGGTAGTTGCTGAGATCTTACTGAATCGACTTCTCGGAGCTGAAGAGTTTGACTTCGACAACGTTTCTTCCGTAGTGATGGACGAGTTCCATAACTTCAACGACCCGCAACGTGGCGTCGTTTGGGAACTTTCGCTTGCACTGCTACCGAAGCATGTACGATTGATGCTACTCTCTGCGACAGTCGGGAACTCCGTTGACTTTTTGATGTGGCTGCGACGCGAACACGATCGCAAGATTCAGCTGATTCAGGAGAGTGAGCGAAAGGTGTCGCTGCAGTTCAATTGGGTCGGCGATGAATTGCTGGGAGAGCAACTTGAGCAAATGCAGGACGGGACGGAAGAAACCCGCAAGACTCCTGCTCTCGTGTTCTGTTTCAACCGCCAGGAATGCTGGACCGTTGCCGAGCAACTTAAAGGAAAAAGCCTTTTGGGAAATGGTCAGCAGAAAGCACTGGCAGCGCGGCTTGATGAATGGGATTGGAAGATTGGAGCGGGGCCTAAACTGAAACAGCTTCTGATGCGTGGAGTGGGAGTTCACCACGCGGGAATGCTGCCGCGGTATCGGCGTCGTGTCGAAACATTGTTCCAGGAGAAATTGCTCTCCGTTTGCATCTGTACCGAAACACTCGCTGCCGGAATCAATTTGCCTGCCAGATCGGTTGTGATGACAACTCTTCTGAAAGGTCCACCGGGGAAGAAATCACTGGTCGATGCCAGTTCGGCTCATCAAATTTTCGGCCGTGCTGGGCGTCCGCAGTTTGATACCGAAGGATATGTCTTCGCGATGTCACACGAAGATGACGTAAAAATCGCCCGGGCCAAGGCGCAGTACGACCAGATTCCAGAAGACACCAAAGACCCGAACCTGATTCGGATGAAGAAAAAACTCAAGAAGAAGATGCCATCGCGCCGGGCTAACGAGCAATACTGGAACGAAGAACAGTTCCAGAAAGTAATCGATGCGCCGCCACGAAACCTTTCCAGTCGCGGAGACTTGCCATGGCGTTTGCTGGCATACTTATTGAAGGTCTCTCCCGACGCGGATCGATTGCGAAAATTCGCCAACAAGCGACTTCTCTCAGTCAAAGATAAAGAGAAAGTCAATGAGCGACTCACCAAGCAGTTATTGACTCTCTACTCCGGTGACTTCATCGAGCTTGAACCGCCACCTCCGGAGAATGCCGTAAAAGTCTTTCGGGACTGGCCAATCCCCAAAGACCTTTCTGCTCCTCCCGCAGAAGTGGAACCAGTCGAGGAAGAGGAAGAATTCGGAGCGGGCTTGGAGCCTGCACCTTCCGATGAATCCGAAAGTGGACAAGCTGAAGAGGACTCGAAAGACGAAGAAGCCCCTGCGTTGATGGGAACCTTTGGAGCTCTTCTTCAAGAAGCACTGGTGGAAAACTCAGACGACAAAGAAAAGCCCAGCACCGTTAAGAAAATCATCCACCCTTCTCTCGTCGACCAGAAAGAAGAATACATTCCGCACCGGGCAACTCCGACCGAGAGAATGTCTCAGCTACTCAGCTTTCGTGGTTGCCATCCAATCTATGGAACCTATCTACTGGATCATCTGGGCATTGCAGACAAAGCCGAACGGATTCAACTTTTGGAAAGCGTCTTAGAAATTCCCGGATCAATGATTCGAGACGTCCGCGTTCCTGGTCCGGAAGAGCTCCCGCCGGGACCGCTGGCGCTGCACCGGATTGATCCCGAATTGATGAGCCGTGGTCTGATTTCTCAAGCAGAACTTGACCCCGATTCCGTGGAACCGGAACTTGACAACTTTGGTCGAGAAATCCGCGTCTGGTCGGTCCCACTCGGAGACAAAATGCGGAGGCTGTTTGATTCAGACTATCCTCACGTTAACGATTTGAGGACGCGATCCGCTTGGGTTGTTGGCCAACTGCTGCACTTCGGCGGCGACTTTCAAAAGTACGTCACCACGAAAGATCTCACCAAACAGGAAGGCGTCATCTTTCGACATTTACTACGCATGATTCTCTTGTGCCAAGAGTTTAGCCAGTTCTGCCCTGTTGGAGCTGAACATAAAGAGTGGTCCGCAGAGATGAACGAGATCAGCGATCAACTGACCGAAACCTGTCGGCAAGTCGACCCCGAGAGTACTGACAAAGCACTCGAAGCAATGGCATCCAGCCCAGACATCACACAAGGTTGA
- a CDS encoding sulfotransferase family protein gives MNRPPIPAEAEASLQPVFQFPKSLIQPVMMPWMWLVDQGLFGEKRLETHVVMTGFPRSGTTLAQLMVEACIGDLKAYGKERRALEIARFGSRASKFLLTKRPRDIFLIDEIREYYSERSVNLKFILFIRDPRDILTSYHINKPNEYYVSTIRWKTIHEYWKLAIEGSDTVVVKYEEFVSNPAKTQQQLSDFIGWNVIHPFEEFHKHVPKGFDVGALNGVRKLDTKNSQRWRKECYTERICELLREEDLALTSRLIQLGYEPDDSWAEEYLADKSVKTKKVA, from the coding sequence ATGAATCGGCCACCTATCCCGGCAGAGGCAGAAGCCAGCCTGCAGCCAGTTTTTCAATTTCCCAAAAGCCTGATCCAACCCGTAATGATGCCATGGATGTGGCTCGTCGATCAGGGGCTGTTCGGGGAAAAAAGACTGGAAACCCACGTTGTCATGACTGGTTTCCCCCGCAGTGGAACCACGCTTGCCCAACTCATGGTGGAGGCATGCATCGGTGATCTCAAAGCATATGGAAAAGAACGCCGAGCATTGGAAATCGCACGGTTTGGTTCACGTGCATCAAAGTTTCTACTCACGAAACGGCCTCGTGATATCTTTCTGATTGATGAAATACGAGAGTATTATTCAGAACGCAGTGTTAATTTAAAGTTTATTCTTTTCATCCGTGACCCTCGTGACATATTAACTTCTTACCATATCAACAAACCGAACGAATACTACGTCTCGACCATTAGATGGAAGACTATCCACGAGTATTGGAAACTCGCAATCGAGGGATCAGACACCGTTGTCGTGAAGTATGAAGAATTCGTTTCGAACCCAGCGAAGACCCAGCAACAGCTTTCAGATTTCATCGGCTGGAATGTGATCCACCCCTTTGAGGAGTTCCACAAACATGTCCCGAAAGGGTTTGACGTGGGAGCCCTCAACGGAGTTCGCAAGCTTGATACAAAAAACAGCCAACGCTGGAGAAAAGAGTGTTACACTGAGCGAATTTGCGAATTATTGAGAGAAGAGGATCTTGCACTGACAAGTCGACTGATCCAACTCGGGTACGAACCTGATGATTCCTGGGCAGAAGAATACCTTGCAGACAAGTCCGTAAAAACCAAGAAAGTAGCATGA
- a CDS encoding sulfatase family protein — protein MAALIQKLRTLASFVFPTSRLALFCCLMFALELSLLWSSPATPFEVGGPVSWVSIAWLGWFWLTISWVLYVGAQIIKRLKQTSYFARWLIAAGVGLLCSLLIFMHVGSWGLFRQAGQFANLEAFRFLLINPPLSIWHDLAVAERIALATVGVVVAMAFFLSEPFIQFLASSPRVETETVSRGFYCRSTWQCITILLLIPTWIIVSDQSAIRRSTWMQTVKSRVHPVPTIAISTLEQFFREPIPADLETSNLTPLTAKWSPPAQVAKRPSILILAIESLRADTIHLSHQGREILPNINALARRGTQFTNAYAQSTHSDYADVCIVSSLYPLRTREHHYYTKADPWPKTLAFDVFKEIGYSTAIISSQNEGWGNMDQFLETPNLDLFYDAQRSGRKTAEIIRDPGMAHEIKIGALSAGKLEDSHTMDRALDWVTEQLDEEQPFFLSMNFQSSHFPYEVPADFEKPFQPCKLDADVSFMMYPKEKTPQVRNAFYNGIHYCDMQVGRIISKLEEEGVLDDMIVIVLGENGEAFHENGRCGHAQEPVQPMIHVATVVHAPQYLSPGVESYPLEHIDLLPTLLGTLELPPHPNFQGIDILSKNRIPAEERLLFFHVNNASHQAEAVILGGRWKLMMDRSKHEITLYDLQNDPTESKDLSTKHHELVAQLLTTLQAWRSNQLSYYHHPAYYTSYFPPPAPSGKEIQTP, from the coding sequence GGCGGCCCTGTCAGCTGGGTGAGCATCGCCTGGCTCGGCTGGTTCTGGTTGACAATCAGCTGGGTGCTTTATGTTGGAGCGCAAATTATAAAACGACTCAAGCAGACGTCGTATTTCGCACGATGGCTGATCGCTGCCGGAGTGGGACTGCTCTGCAGCTTATTGATATTCATGCATGTCGGCAGTTGGGGACTCTTCCGGCAAGCTGGGCAATTTGCGAATCTGGAAGCATTTCGTTTTCTGCTCATCAATCCTCCACTCTCAATCTGGCACGACCTTGCAGTCGCAGAGCGAATCGCACTTGCCACAGTGGGCGTTGTTGTTGCGATGGCATTTTTCCTGAGCGAACCTTTCATTCAATTTCTAGCATCGAGTCCGCGCGTTGAAACTGAAACCGTCTCGCGTGGTTTTTATTGTCGATCGACCTGGCAATGCATCACCATCCTCCTGCTGATCCCTACCTGGATCATTGTCAGCGATCAAAGTGCAATTCGACGCTCGACATGGATGCAAACGGTCAAATCACGAGTCCATCCTGTTCCAACGATTGCGATCTCAACCCTTGAGCAATTCTTTCGAGAACCGATTCCAGCGGACCTGGAGACATCGAATCTCACACCACTCACTGCAAAATGGTCTCCCCCAGCCCAAGTCGCCAAGCGTCCATCAATTCTAATTTTGGCGATTGAATCACTCCGTGCAGATACAATTCATCTGTCTCATCAAGGACGAGAAATTCTGCCGAACATCAACGCGCTGGCCCGTAGAGGAACTCAGTTCACGAATGCTTACGCCCAGAGTACACACTCTGATTATGCGGATGTCTGTATTGTTTCGTCGCTGTACCCACTACGGACTAGAGAGCACCATTATTACACAAAAGCTGACCCCTGGCCCAAAACGCTGGCTTTCGACGTCTTCAAAGAAATTGGTTACAGCACTGCCATCATCTCTTCGCAAAACGAAGGCTGGGGAAACATGGATCAGTTTCTGGAGACTCCAAATCTCGACCTGTTTTATGACGCCCAACGTAGCGGCAGAAAAACGGCTGAAATCATCCGCGACCCTGGGATGGCTCATGAAATCAAAATCGGAGCTCTCTCCGCCGGAAAGCTGGAAGATTCACACACCATGGACCGCGCGCTTGATTGGGTGACAGAGCAACTCGACGAGGAGCAACCCTTTTTCCTCAGTATGAATTTTCAATCGTCGCATTTTCCGTACGAAGTTCCTGCTGATTTCGAGAAGCCGTTCCAGCCGTGCAAACTCGACGCAGACGTCTCCTTCATGATGTACCCAAAAGAGAAAACACCACAAGTTCGCAATGCCTTCTACAACGGGATTCATTACTGTGACATGCAGGTCGGTCGCATCATCTCGAAGCTCGAAGAAGAGGGCGTTCTGGACGACATGATCGTCATTGTGCTCGGAGAAAACGGTGAAGCCTTCCACGAAAATGGACGATGCGGACATGCTCAAGAGCCAGTTCAGCCAATGATTCATGTGGCGACCGTGGTCCATGCTCCGCAGTACCTTTCACCGGGGGTTGAGTCGTACCCACTCGAACATATCGACCTGTTGCCAACATTGCTGGGAACTCTCGAATTGCCTCCACATCCGAATTTTCAGGGAATCGATATCCTCAGCAAAAACAGAATCCCCGCAGAAGAACGCCTGCTCTTCTTCCATGTAAATAACGCTTCACATCAGGCTGAAGCGGTCATTCTTGGTGGACGATGGAAGCTGATGATGGATCGCAGCAAGCACGAAATCACACTCTATGATCTTCAAAACGATCCGACTGAATCCAAAGATCTCTCTACCAAACATCACGAGTTGGTCGCTCAACTACTCACAACGCTTCAGGCTTGGCGAAGCAATCAACTCTCGTACTATCACCATCCAGCATACTACACATCATACTTCCCGCCCCCTGCTCCGTCAGGAAAAGAGATTCAGACTCCGTAG
- a CDS encoding 2OG-Fe(II) oxygenase family protein, with translation MLDQTTSILSEETLNGPETVVLKEPFPILIASNQLPANLAEEIDRDFPQYTGAGYLPHEEKDCGPTINTIVSEMTSREFANSLGKHLGVPNLGDYPTMVSICRSLNKKHGNIHTDSNSKIVTCLLYLNPGWMQNSEGCLRFLRRIDSFEDMVAPEIRPVYGSLAAFRRADNSFHGHLPYEGERRVIQVAWLTSEEEKLRKTKRGKMSRFLKWMTSSLGK, from the coding sequence ATGTTGGATCAAACGACTTCGATACTTTCGGAGGAAACTCTCAATGGGCCAGAGACAGTGGTCCTCAAAGAGCCGTTTCCAATTTTGATTGCATCGAATCAGCTGCCAGCGAATCTCGCTGAAGAGATTGACCGGGACTTCCCCCAATACACGGGAGCTGGTTATTTACCGCACGAAGAGAAAGACTGCGGACCGACCATCAATACAATTGTCAGCGAGATGACATCTCGCGAGTTTGCGAACAGTCTTGGAAAGCATCTCGGTGTTCCGAACCTGGGTGATTACCCAACGATGGTTTCCATTTGCCGGTCGCTCAACAAGAAACATGGAAACATCCATACCGACAGCAATTCGAAGATCGTAACTTGCCTGCTCTACCTGAATCCGGGTTGGATGCAAAACAGTGAAGGTTGCCTCCGATTCCTGCGGCGGATCGATAGCTTCGAAGATATGGTCGCTCCGGAGATTCGCCCCGTTTATGGCTCGCTGGCTGCATTTCGTCGTGCTGACAACTCCTTCCACGGACACCTCCCGTACGAGGGTGAACGCCGTGTGATTCAAGTTGCCTGGCTCACAAGCGAAGAGGAAAAGCTACGTAAAACGAAACGGGGAAAAATGTCTCGTTTCTTAAAATGGATGACCAGTTCGCTGGGCAAATGA
- a CDS encoding YrbL family protein, translating to MQTFSGVKMSLGEGQTDLAAMATESVICPRFWLNIVLPDFQICWSIVCDADSRTIPKGRRNMTSGELKIHQGQPILLKEKTPFGVGGRRLCFTHPDDPGKCVKVLRQDEDKTIRGKKTGFVPARFRRTYDNNAHERQILTKIFKRIGPEMQQHLPLYHGMVETDLGPGMVLDLVRDADGRISRSLRELISTGYELDQFRPAFDQFSEFMLKHVVLTRSFLDHNLAMQHKADGSWQMYMIDGFGDPAWLPVANWFRSLGEKKVQRRIASAWTRFEQFRDSGGVTQELIENSTWGQGFLNHRGETPTAKAG from the coding sequence TTGCAAACATTCTCCGGTGTCAAGATGTCTCTCGGTGAGGGACAGACTGATCTTGCAGCGATGGCGACCGAGTCCGTAATCTGTCCACGATTCTGGTTGAACATCGTACTGCCAGATTTCCAGATCTGCTGGTCGATTGTATGCGACGCTGATTCAAGGACGATCCCCAAAGGACGCCGAAACATGACAAGTGGAGAACTGAAAATTCATCAAGGACAGCCAATCCTTCTGAAAGAGAAAACACCATTCGGCGTGGGAGGCCGTCGGCTGTGCTTTACGCATCCCGACGATCCAGGCAAGTGCGTGAAAGTCTTGAGGCAAGACGAGGACAAAACAATTCGCGGGAAGAAAACCGGATTTGTCCCTGCACGTTTCCGCAGAACCTACGACAACAACGCCCATGAGCGACAGATTCTCACGAAGATATTCAAGCGGATTGGTCCGGAAATGCAGCAGCATTTACCGCTCTATCACGGGATGGTTGAGACTGATCTCGGCCCGGGAATGGTTCTTGACCTCGTGCGGGATGCGGATGGGAGAATCTCTCGAAGTTTGCGGGAACTGATTTCAACAGGCTACGAACTGGATCAGTTTCGACCTGCGTTTGATCAATTCAGCGAATTTATGCTGAAGCATGTTGTGCTCACAAGATCCTTTCTCGATCACAATCTTGCGATGCAACATAAAGCTGATGGTTCATGGCAAATGTACATGATCGACGGGTTCGGTGACCCAGCCTGGCTCCCTGTTGCCAACTGGTTTCGTTCTCTTGGGGAGAAGAAGGTTCAACGTCGAATCGCTTCAGCCTGGACAAGGTTCGAACAGTTTCGCGACTCCGGCGGAGTGACTCAGGAGTTGATAGAAAACAGTACTTGGGGACAGGGTTTCCTCAACCATCGCGGCGAAACCCCGACGGCGAAAGCAGGATAA
- the cmk gene encoding (d)CMP kinase produces the protein MIVTIDGPAGTGKSTVARRLADSLGYEYLDTGAMYRMVAFHVVSKGVSLTDSSAIEAVAEETQIDFRNGDAYLNGTDVSGELRQPDVAVAASMVAQIPRVREILVQRQQEIAVGRDIVCEGRDQGTVVFPKARCKFFLTASPEIRAERRLGEFTSQGKKVSYDQLLEEQNERDRRDENREVAPLRPADDAELVDTTELSIDEVVERLKSQVQSKL, from the coding sequence ATGATTGTCACCATCGATGGACCAGCTGGAACAGGAAAAAGTACCGTCGCTCGACGTCTCGCGGACTCGTTAGGCTATGAGTATCTCGACACCGGAGCGATGTACCGCATGGTCGCGTTTCATGTTGTCTCTAAGGGTGTCTCACTTACAGATTCGTCAGCGATTGAAGCGGTGGCAGAAGAGACTCAGATCGATTTTCGAAACGGAGATGCCTATCTCAACGGAACGGATGTGAGTGGAGAATTGCGTCAGCCAGATGTGGCGGTGGCAGCATCGATGGTGGCTCAGATTCCGCGTGTTCGCGAAATCCTTGTGCAGCGGCAACAGGAAATTGCTGTCGGGAGAGACATCGTTTGTGAAGGACGAGATCAGGGGACGGTTGTTTTTCCAAAGGCTCGCTGCAAATTCTTTCTGACAGCTTCACCAGAAATCCGGGCTGAACGACGACTGGGCGAGTTCACTTCGCAAGGCAAAAAAGTTTCGTACGATCAGCTCCTTGAAGAGCAAAACGAACGTGATCGCCGCGATGAAAATCGTGAAGTTGCACCGCTCAGACCTGCAGACGACGCCGAACTTGTCGACACAACAGAACTCTCGATTGACGAAGTTGTCGAACGACTGAAATCGCAGGTGCAATCGAAACTTTAA
- a CDS encoding phosphotransferase has translation MSFSIRWLKRRYQHALISPKRRELEQRLSNDWEKPIRLVPASTSESYDEIFYAIHNDARVAVVRVNSPHRGPKDPVKPEDPIYPLDSAGRLEREWTAYSKLSAVDLSPQPLWRSDDAIACSWFDWERVSRYLVQHRSRFWDVFEKLLPAIRLMHEQGVTHLDMNLGNFLISRDGKKIVIIDFEFDPNDWLTYEQQLGFDYLRVILDCTKRRRGGQYLLSDLDRMVATIEKNVEPAAREADLSFAPRQLHRLKKYPELQARLSKLFHGI, from the coding sequence ATGTCATTTTCCATTCGATGGTTGAAACGCCGCTACCAACACGCGTTAATTTCACCCAAGCGACGTGAACTCGAACAACGACTCTCGAACGATTGGGAGAAGCCAATTCGTCTCGTGCCTGCTTCGACTTCGGAAAGCTACGACGAAATTTTCTACGCCATTCATAATGATGCGCGCGTCGCGGTTGTTCGTGTGAACAGCCCGCATCGGGGACCAAAAGATCCGGTGAAACCTGAAGATCCGATTTACCCACTCGATTCAGCGGGACGGCTGGAACGGGAGTGGACAGCTTATTCAAAACTCTCCGCAGTTGACCTGTCTCCTCAACCGCTCTGGCGATCTGATGACGCGATAGCTTGTTCGTGGTTCGACTGGGAGCGAGTTTCCCGATATCTAGTCCAGCATCGGTCTCGCTTTTGGGACGTCTTCGAGAAACTTTTGCCAGCGATTCGGCTCATGCACGAACAAGGTGTGACTCACCTCGACATGAACTTGGGAAACTTTCTCATCAGTCGCGATGGAAAAAAGATCGTCATCATCGATTTTGAATTTGACCCTAACGACTGGCTGACCTACGAGCAGCAACTCGGATTTGATTACTTGCGTGTCATCCTCGATTGCACCAAACGCCGCCGCGGGGGGCAGTATCTGCTCTCCGATCTGGATCGCATGGTCGCTACGATCGAGAAAAACGTCGAGCCCGCAGCTCGCGAAGCCGACCTCAGCTTCGCACCCAGGCAACTGCATAGGCTGAAGAAATACCCCGAATTACAGGCCCGCTTGAGCAAACTGTTCCACGGAATCTAA
- a CDS encoding class I SAM-dependent methyltransferase → MRQLWAERIKQAVRPGLYRTIYPGREHFTCPICNYRGPFKDKIVSKSPAVTRVDSKCLGCSSVERHRMMHLVFDEVYGNWSADQKSILHIAPEDCLKPQLQSFFGTYHTADLLQTTVDFNEDVQDMSFPDGTYDSVLISRVLTIPPDLEACIREIRRVLKPGGIAIIAEIYFHEESIEYGKFIGERSREIGVDLITMMERHFSRVEKYTSDRYEEEYQLINRMVVDGEPHDDYPELVRVPGVGLMDLVAVCHV, encoded by the coding sequence ATGAGACAACTCTGGGCAGAGCGCATTAAGCAGGCAGTCAGACCGGGACTCTACCGCACAATTTACCCGGGGAGAGAGCATTTTACCTGTCCGATCTGCAACTACCGAGGCCCCTTCAAAGACAAAATTGTCAGCAAGTCGCCCGCAGTGACTCGGGTTGACTCAAAATGCCTTGGTTGTTCGTCCGTTGAAAGACATCGGATGATGCATCTGGTCTTTGATGAAGTTTACGGAAACTGGTCAGCCGATCAAAAGTCGATCCTGCATATCGCTCCTGAAGACTGCCTGAAACCGCAACTCCAATCATTTTTTGGGACATATCATACCGCTGATCTTCTCCAGACAACTGTCGATTTCAACGAAGATGTTCAGGATATGAGCTTTCCTGATGGAACATACGATTCCGTCCTCATTTCCCGTGTGCTGACGATTCCTCCTGACCTGGAAGCTTGCATTCGGGAGATTCGTCGTGTGCTGAAACCTGGCGGAATCGCGATCATCGCTGAGATTTACTTCCATGAAGAGTCGATCGAGTACGGAAAGTTTATCGGTGAGCGTTCACGCGAAATCGGTGTGGATCTGATTACGATGATGGAACGCCACTTCTCACGCGTCGAAAAATACACTTCTGATCGCTACGAAGAGGAGTATCAGCTGATCAACCGAATGGTCGTCGACGGTGAGCCGCATGATGACTACCCGGAACTTGTGCGAGTCCCCGGGGTCGGGTTAATGGACTTGGTTGCAGTTTGTCACGTCTAA
- a CDS encoding P-loop NTPase family protein: MMSQFIKQLKPPNRPAEIGRAFAECLAEIKTGPWKFIQLRGETFAAENLTDDDVDLLGTRESVNVLLKTCFEWVRAGRCHIRIRSRKENKIEFTLFSLDGRQSALFDLWMTLPQLDRGRSSLTYEACQSAVIDANESIQRLPLDIEASVYVQHLICKKKNLNTPTVQHRLTTYFQRFLESRNVELRDVVSSILLNETVSPTAEQISLQYLKRNLNTSHLKRNQQQTSTIIAKLQTAGIGTPRHSSMVTMIGCDGAGKTTLAHELKKHDTKIGRIKTGKHFYRKSLSYKLAVIFIRPLLFQDRERFDEILAPFVYLRACLGLRLMLLFSSKNSSTLIDRSLIDFLYVDRKTDAPRFSKFHWLRNLFGVRIPNVHCIASHETVMKRKQEVTKQGHFRYDEDMFQEFALRCPTDAVLFNNDGELDASRIAMQRILSKSGVCTVSNDMPEHVAQHNNRNAA, from the coding sequence ATGATGAGTCAATTCATCAAGCAGCTCAAGCCTCCGAATCGCCCCGCAGAGATTGGTCGGGCCTTCGCAGAATGCCTAGCGGAGATAAAAACAGGCCCCTGGAAGTTCATCCAGCTGAGAGGTGAAACATTCGCTGCCGAGAATCTCACAGATGACGATGTCGACCTGCTCGGGACACGAGAATCGGTCAATGTGCTGTTAAAGACCTGTTTCGAATGGGTGAGAGCGGGCCGCTGTCATATCCGTATTCGCAGCCGCAAAGAAAATAAAATTGAGTTCACTCTCTTCTCACTGGATGGCCGCCAGTCCGCGTTGTTTGACCTCTGGATGACTTTGCCTCAGTTGGATCGCGGACGAAGTTCTCTCACTTACGAAGCTTGTCAATCTGCGGTGATTGACGCGAACGAATCGATACAAAGGCTGCCGCTTGATATCGAAGCCTCTGTTTACGTTCAACACTTGATCTGCAAGAAGAAGAATCTTAACACCCCGACCGTTCAACACCGACTGACCACCTATTTCCAACGCTTTCTTGAGAGCCGAAACGTCGAGCTACGCGATGTGGTCTCTTCGATCCTGTTAAACGAAACAGTCTCCCCGACCGCCGAGCAAATTAGTCTTCAGTATCTGAAAAGGAACCTGAATACGAGTCATCTGAAACGGAACCAGCAACAGACATCGACAATTATCGCCAAACTCCAGACAGCGGGAATTGGAACTCCGCGACACTCGTCAATGGTGACAATGATTGGATGCGACGGAGCCGGTAAAACGACTCTGGCACATGAACTCAAAAAGCATGACACAAAGATCGGCCGCATCAAAACCGGCAAACATTTCTATCGAAAATCGCTCAGCTACAAATTGGCAGTCATCTTCATTCGCCCACTGCTCTTTCAAGACCGCGAAAGATTCGATGAGATCCTCGCTCCATTTGTTTACTTGCGGGCATGCCTCGGACTGCGACTGATGTTGCTGTTCTCGTCAAAAAACAGCTCAACTCTGATTGACCGGTCACTGATCGACTTCCTGTACGTCGATCGAAAAACGGATGCGCCGCGTTTTTCAAAGTTCCATTGGCTTCGCAATCTCTTTGGCGTGCGAATTCCGAATGTTCATTGCATCGCCAGTCATGAGACGGTCATGAAACGAAAACAGGAAGTGACCAAACAGGGTCACTTCAGATATGACGAGGACATGTTTCAGGAGTTTGCCCTACGCTGCCCGACGGACGCTGTTCTTTTCAACAATGATGGAGAGCTCGACGCTTCCAGAATTGCAATGCAGCGGATACTCTCGAAAAGCGGAGTTTGCACCGTGTCGAACGACATGCCTGAGCATGTTGCCCAACATAATAACCGAAACGCCGCGTAG